In the Endozoicomonas sp. SCSIO W0465 genome, GGTTAATGGCAAGACTGTAAACATCCCGTCTTTCCAGGTTCGTCCTGGTGACGTAGTTGCTATCCGTGAAAAGGCAAAGAACCAGCTGCGCATCAATGCAGCGCTTGAACTTGCTGCCCAGCGTGGTTTTTCCATCTGGGTAGAAGTAGACGCCAGTAAAAAAGAAGGTGTCTTCAAGACGCTGCCCGAGCGGAGTGATCTGGCGGCCGACATCAACGAGAGCTTGATCGTCGAGCTGTACTCCAAGTAAGGGATAGACAGTTAGGTGGGGTGTAACATCCATGCAGAATTCGGTTACTGAATTTCTAACCCCTCGACATATTGATGTTGAGGAAATCAGTCTGACACGGGCAAAGGTCACCCTGGAGCCGCTGGAACGTGGTTTTGGGCATACCTTAGGCAATGCCCTGCGTCGCATTCTTCTTTCCTCTATGCCCGGCTGTGCCGTGACTGAGGTAGAGATTGATGGCGTGCAGCATGAATACAGTGCTATTGAAGGTGTTCAGGAAGACGTTATTGAAATCCTGCTCAACCTGAAAGGCCTGGCTATTCGCATGACTGGCCGTGACAGCGTTACTCTGACTCTGAGCAAAAACGGTGAGGGTGTCGTCACCGCTGCTGACATCCAGCTGGATCACGATGTTGAAATCGTGAATCCTGATCATGTTATTGCCCACATGAATGACAAGGGCAAGCTCAACATGAAGCTGAAGGTTGCTCGTGGTCGTGGGTATGAATCAGCCGACAGCCGCCGTCAGGATGAAGAGGAAACTCGCGCTATCGGCCGTCTGCAGTTGGATGCCACCTATAGCCCTGTATACCGTGTTTCCTATGTCGTAGAAAGTGCTCGTGTAGAACAGCGTACTGACCTCGACAAGCTGGTTATCGACCTGGAAACCAATGGTACCCTGGATCCTGATGAAGCCATCCGTCGCGCTGCTACTATTCTGCAGCAGCAGTTGGCGGTGTTTGTGGATCTGGAGGGTGTGTCCGAGCCAGAGCCGGTGAAGGAAGAAGATGAGGTTGATCCAATTCTTCTTCGTCCGGTTGATGATCTCGAACTGACGGTACGTAGTGCAAACTGCCTGAAGGCAGAGAATATCTACTACATTGGTGACCTGATCCAGCGCACTGAAGTTGAGTTGCTCAAGACCCCGAACCTGGGTAAGAAGTCCCTGACTGAGATCAAGGATGTTCTGGCCTCCCGTGGTCTGAGCTTGGGTATGCGTCTCGACAACTGGCCACCTGCCAGTTTGAAGAGTGACGACAAGGTTTCTGCTTAATTGCGGCTGAGGGTTGCCACTGTGGCGCTTTTCATTACTAAAAGCGAGGCAGCTCTCAGAAAGAAGAGGAAGTTTGTGCCATGCGTCATCGTAAGAGTGGCCGCAAGCTTAACCGGAACAGTTCTCATCGCAAAGCGATGTTCAAGAATATGGCTGCTTCCCTGGTTGAGCATGAAGTAATCAAGACAACACTGCCAAAGGCTAAAGAGCTGCGCCGTGTTGCTGAACCGCTGATCACCCTGGCTAAGGAAGACAGCGTTGCTAACCGTCGGCTGGCGTTCGATCGTCTCCGTAACAAGGCTGTGGTAGGCAAACTGTTTACTGATCTGGGTCCGCGTTTCAAAGAGCGTCCGGGTGGTTACATCCGTATCATCAAGTGTGGTTTCCGCCATGGTGATAACGCGCCGATGGCTTATGTCGAGTTGCTGGACCGTCCTGCTGCTGAAGCGGTAGAGTCAGCTGACGACGAGTAAGTCAGATAAAAAAGCCGGGTTATCCCGGCTTTTTTATATGCAGTCTCTTGTCCCCTCCTGAAATCCTCACCCTGCTTATAACAGTAGTAAAAGAATACCATTGGAATTAAAGTCGCCTGTCGTATTACTAATGTAACCTGATAATCGGTTAATCCTGGTGAGTTCAGGACAAAAAAAGAACTATTAATACTTTTGATGATCCAATCTTCAGGATCAATTTTATACAGGTATTAATAATGTTTCCCCCTTCTGATCATTCCCGTGTCGTAACTCGACCCATGCAAGCTTATCCGGAGCAGGCAGCACGAAGCAGAGAGCCTAAAGAGGCTGTTAAAACGCTTCGTGAGCTGAGCAAAAGGGAAGCTGGCTTGGCAACTGAGTTATATCTGGAGCTAAAAAACAAGAAGCATAACACCAATACTGACCTGGCTTGCCATTGTGCGGTAAAACGCAGCCCCCAGTCCGATACGCTGGTTGGATTTAAATGGCCGGGTAAAAACCCGGTAATCATACAAGTGCATGACAAATCGAATAAGTATATTGGCCGTGGTGCATTTGGTTATGTTTATGAAAGCAGTCAGTTAGTCATAAAGCATGGCCGAAGTTGGATAGTGCCTGAGGGTGACCAATATAAAAGAGTGATGAAGATTCAGGAGGAATCTGATGATGCACAAACCGAGGTTAGCTTTCAATTGCAACAACAGGGAACATTAGGAGCCGGGATTATTAATGGTGTTCGATACCTGGACCAATTACGGCTTCCCGGAGAAACATTGAAGTCTTTCTTTCAAAGGCCTGATTGGCCATTGGGAGAAAAGTTTGAGTGTGCTGTGGCTATTCTTGAGTGTGCCCAGAACTATGTAGTGGGTGATAAATTACATCCCGATCTCAAGCCAGATAACATGATCTATGATCCTGCGAAAAAGCAGGCCGGCTTTATTGACAACGCACATGTACGAGATGTTCACGCTCCTGCAGACATCAGGCCAGAAGGACCGCGCGGGACACCATGGTTTATCGCTCCTGAACAGTATTCAGGCATGCATATGTCACAAAAATCGATGGTGTTTTCTTTGGGGATTATTTTATTAAACCTCTTCTCTAATACTCCTGACCATTATGAGGCCGCAAGGTCCAGAGCGGTAGATGGATTACAGCCTGAACTGCATCCTGAAAAGGTGCTCTCAGGGCTGGCGCAAACGAATGAAGGTTTTGTCAGGCAGTTTGTGAGTTTTCTTCTTGAGATGGTTGCTAATGACAAAGAACTTCGCCCGCAGATGTCGGTATGCCTGGCGCAGATGACGGCGTTTCAAAGTGCTTTCCAAGTAATCAGCACGTCTGAAAATAAAATTATGCAGCAGAATGAACAGGTAAACCACTTGCAAAAGCAGCTTTCTCTGTTAAAAAAGAAGAACGCTGCAATGAAGCTTGATCATAAAAGTCAGGAAGAGATTCGCAGGCTCACAGCAGAGGGTGACAATAAACAAAGACTTTTGCAGGAAACGCTCCTTCAACAGGAACAAACCCTGAATGATATGAAGGAGGCGCAGAAAAAAGAGTTGGACGGCATGATGAAGGAGCAGAACAAGGCGCTTGATAAGGAAAAACAAAGAAACAGGGAGCTGCAGCAGCAAGCAGTTCTTCTTGAGCGAAGGGCAAGAAATGCTGAAAGTTGTCAGAAACACCTGTCAGAGAAATTGCAAACGATGACTGTCGAAGTTGAGCAGCTGACAGATGAAGCCAAGCGGATGGAGTTAAACCTTGACAGTCACTGTCGAACGGTAGATGAACTGAAGGGCGTGGTTTCAGAGGTTGAGAATCGCAAACTTGAGGTAGAGCAAGCACGAGTTAAGGCAGAGGAAAAAATTACTAAATATGAATTGGCGTTGGAGTGTGAGCGAAACGACCATAAAAAGTCCATGGATAGATTGCGTGAGGCTGTAGCCCAAAAGAAAAAACTGGAGTCTGAGAAGGTATCTGAAGCCGAAAAAGTACACGAACTGTCATGCAGATTGTATGAAAACCTTTATGCTCCTCTGGCCAGTTTAAAAATACTGGCAAGTAACCGGGCTGATGTGGATAAAGCTGAGTTTGCCAAGAAACTTCCCGGCATTTTAGAAGCACAGCAATCCTATTTTGTGAAAATCATCTACCTGAATGATCTTGCCAAATCCATTTTTTGTAATGAGACCATTGATGGAGCCGTTAAGCCATACACGCATCACTCCAGTTTCAGGCCTTTTTCATTATATTCACGGCGCCAACAAGTTGATTTTACCGATACTCAGCGAATGCATTTGGAGGCTGTGGTATCAGAAGCAAAAGTGTTGGTAGAAAAAATGTTAAATGGTAACGAGGAATGTAAGCGGAAGGTTTGCCAATTTTTACAGGAAGGTTTTGCGGCACGGGTTCAATTCACCGATGTTTTCACAAAAGACAATGGGTGGGTTGAACCGCTGATGGCCGCTACGCCCGGAATTGCAAAATACCGGTTTACGCCAAAACAGGTGGCAGAGTTCAGTCAATCTCGTCTCTGTAAAGAATTTAACGATGGCAGGGAGGGTGATCCTGCTAAAAGTAAACAACTTACCGGTTTTATGACGAGTCTGGAAGGAATGAATGAAACGGATGCTGCCAAGAGTTTACTGAAGATGCTGCCAGGCAAAGCACCTGTTGATAAGTTGGTTGCTTTAGAGCATGAGTTTTTGTCTATTCTTACCAGACCCAACGCTTATACCAGAGGGGAGCAGGGGACTGCTGCCTGGTTAGCTGAATCGATGTGGGAAATCGTTGCTGGAGAAAAGTATATTCGAGAGGATATCG is a window encoding:
- the rpoA gene encoding DNA-directed RNA polymerase subunit alpha; the encoded protein is MQNSVTEFLTPRHIDVEEISLTRAKVTLEPLERGFGHTLGNALRRILLSSMPGCAVTEVEIDGVQHEYSAIEGVQEDVIEILLNLKGLAIRMTGRDSVTLTLSKNGEGVVTAADIQLDHDVEIVNPDHVIAHMNDKGKLNMKLKVARGRGYESADSRRQDEEETRAIGRLQLDATYSPVYRVSYVVESARVEQRTDLDKLVIDLETNGTLDPDEAIRRAATILQQQLAVFVDLEGVSEPEPVKEEDEVDPILLRPVDDLELTVRSANCLKAENIYYIGDLIQRTEVELLKTPNLGKKSLTEIKDVLASRGLSLGMRLDNWPPASLKSDDKVSA
- the rplQ gene encoding 50S ribosomal protein L17 produces the protein MRHRKSGRKLNRNSSHRKAMFKNMAASLVEHEVIKTTLPKAKELRRVAEPLITLAKEDSVANRRLAFDRLRNKAVVGKLFTDLGPRFKERPGGYIRIIKCGFRHGDNAPMAYVELLDRPAAEAVESADDE